In Phreatobacter aquaticus, a single genomic region encodes these proteins:
- the argF gene encoding ornithine carbamoyltransferase: MTSPAKSLSVVGGSAGTGTPKHFIDIGDFNAGELKAILERARNLKRTRRTPEAEKPLAGKVLAMIFERPSTRTRVSFDVGMRELGGETITLTGAEMQLGRGETISDTARVLSRYVDAIMIRMLDHNAVRELADAATVPVINGLTKMSHPCQIMADIMTFEEHRGPIRGKTIAWTGDANNVLGSWIQAAPRFGFKLNIATPEELAPRREIIAAAQREGADVTWSADPYHAAAAADCVVTDCWVSMGDEDAGRRHNLLKAYQVNKQLMSAANSDALFMHCLPAHRGEEVTDEVMDGPQSVVFDEAENRLHAQKGVLAWCFGV, encoded by the coding sequence ATGACCAGCCCCGCCAAGTCCCTCTCCGTTGTCGGCGGAAGCGCCGGCACCGGAACCCCCAAGCATTTCATCGATATCGGTGACTTCAATGCCGGCGAGCTCAAGGCGATCCTGGAGCGCGCCCGCAACCTGAAGCGCACGCGCCGTACCCCGGAGGCGGAGAAGCCGCTCGCTGGCAAGGTGCTGGCGATGATCTTCGAGCGGCCCTCGACGCGCACCCGCGTGTCGTTCGATGTCGGCATGCGCGAGCTTGGCGGCGAGACGATCACGCTGACGGGCGCCGAAATGCAGCTCGGCCGTGGCGAGACGATTTCGGACACGGCGCGGGTCCTGTCGCGCTATGTCGATGCGATCATGATCCGCATGCTCGACCACAATGCGGTGCGCGAGCTGGCTGATGCGGCCACCGTGCCGGTGATCAACGGCCTCACCAAGATGTCGCATCCCTGCCAGATCATGGCCGACATCATGACCTTCGAGGAGCACCGGGGCCCCATCCGTGGCAAGACCATTGCCTGGACGGGTGACGCCAACAACGTGCTCGGATCCTGGATCCAGGCCGCGCCGCGCTTCGGCTTCAAGCTGAACATCGCGACGCCCGAGGAACTGGCCCCGCGCCGCGAGATCATCGCGGCCGCCCAGCGCGAGGGCGCCGACGTAACCTGGTCAGCCGATCCCTATCATGCGGCGGCGGCGGCCGATTGCGTGGTGACGGATTGCTGGGTGTCGATGGGCGACGAGGATGCCGGCCGTCGGCACAATCTCCTCAAGGCCTATCAGGTCAACAAGCAGCTGATGAGCGCGGCGAATTCGGATGCGCTGTTCATGCACTGCCTGCCGGCCCATCGCGGCGAGGAAGTCACCGACGAGGTGATGGACGGCCCACAATCCGTGGTGTTCGACGAGGCCGAGAACCGTCTGCACGCGCAGAAGGGCGTGCTCGCCTGGTGCTTCGGGGTCTGA
- a CDS encoding aspartate aminotransferase family protein — MISPLMPNYARSELAFERGEGSWLVTADGRRVLDFGSGIAVNSLGHAHPHLVEVLTEQAKKLWHVSNLHQVPDGDRLARRLVDATFADSVLFCNSGAEANEGAIKMARKYHAVRGEENRFRIITFEGAFHGRTLATIAAGGQKKYLEGFGPKVEGFDQVPFGDHEALEAMIGPDTAALMIEPIQGEGGLRVVSNEELRYLRELCDKHGLLLILDEVQSGVGRTGKLFAHEWAGIEPDIMSIAKGIGGGFPLGAVLAVEKCAANFTPGTHGTTFGGNPLAMAVGNAVLDIVLAPGFLDDVQRKSLLLKQKLASVADRHPKIFDEVRGFGLLTGLHCVVANTEVAAELRKENLLSVPAGDNALRLIPPLTVTDEEIGLAVDRLETAARHLEAGLVRGAAE; from the coding sequence GTGATTAGCCCGTTGATGCCGAACTATGCGCGGTCCGAACTTGCTTTCGAGCGGGGCGAGGGTAGCTGGCTGGTGACGGCGGACGGGCGACGAGTGCTCGATTTCGGCTCCGGCATCGCGGTCAATTCGTTGGGTCATGCCCATCCCCATCTCGTCGAGGTGCTGACCGAGCAGGCCAAGAAGCTCTGGCACGTCTCCAACCTGCATCAGGTGCCCGATGGCGACCGGCTGGCCCGTCGGCTGGTGGACGCGACCTTTGCCGACAGCGTGCTGTTCTGCAATTCCGGTGCGGAAGCCAACGAGGGCGCCATCAAGATGGCGCGCAAGTACCACGCCGTGCGCGGCGAGGAGAACCGCTTCCGCATCATCACGTTCGAGGGCGCCTTCCACGGCCGCACGCTCGCGACCATCGCGGCCGGCGGCCAGAAGAAGTACCTGGAAGGCTTCGGCCCGAAGGTCGAGGGCTTCGACCAGGTGCCCTTCGGCGACCATGAGGCGCTGGAGGCGATGATCGGGCCGGACACCGCCGCCCTGATGATCGAGCCGATCCAGGGCGAGGGCGGCTTGCGCGTCGTGTCCAACGAGGAGCTGCGCTATCTGCGCGAGCTCTGCGACAAGCACGGCCTGCTCCTGATCCTCGATGAGGTGCAGTCCGGCGTCGGCCGCACCGGCAAACTGTTCGCCCATGAATGGGCCGGCATCGAGCCGGACATCATGTCGATCGCCAAGGGCATTGGCGGCGGCTTCCCGCTCGGCGCCGTGCTGGCTGTCGAGAAATGCGCGGCGAATTTCACGCCCGGCACCCACGGCACGACCTTCGGCGGCAATCCGCTGGCCATGGCCGTCGGCAATGCCGTGCTGGACATTGTCCTGGCGCCCGGCTTCCTCGACGACGTCCAGCGCAAGTCGCTGCTTCTGAAGCAGAAGCTTGCCAGCGTCGCCGACCGCCATCCGAAGATCTTCGACGAAGTCCGCGGTTTCGGTCTGCTGACCGGCCTACATTGCGTCGTGGCCAATACCGAGGTCGCGGCGGAACTGCGCAAGGAGAACCTGTTGTCGGTTCCGGCCGGCGACAATGCGCTGCGCCTCATCCCGCCGCTGACCGTGACCGACGAGGAAATCGGACTCGCTGTCGATCGGCTGGAGACCGCCGCGCGCCATCTCGAGGCCGGCCTTGTCAGGGGAGCGGCCGAATGA
- the arsC gene encoding arsenate reductase (glutaredoxin) (This arsenate reductase requires both glutathione and glutaredoxin to convert arsenate to arsenite, after which the efflux transporter formed by ArsA and ArsB can extrude the arsenite from the cell, providing resistance.): protein MTITIYHNPSCGTSRNTLAMIRAAGEEPVVIEYLKTPPSREKLVSLIAAMGLTPRALLREKGTPYAELGLDAADLTDDQLIDAMMAHPILINRPIVESPKGTRLCRPSEEVLALLDGAPETFVKEDGEVVGRRG from the coding sequence ATGACCATCACGATCTATCACAACCCCTCCTGCGGCACCTCGCGCAACACGCTCGCCATGATCCGGGCTGCGGGCGAGGAGCCGGTGGTGATCGAATATCTGAAGACCCCGCCGAGCCGGGAGAAGCTCGTGTCGCTGATCGCGGCCATGGGCCTCACGCCGCGCGCGCTTCTGCGTGAAAAGGGCACGCCCTATGCCGAACTGGGCCTCGATGCGGCCGATCTGACCGATGACCAGCTGATCGACGCCATGATGGCGCATCCGATCCTGATCAACCGGCCCATCGTCGAGAGTCCGAAGGGGACCCGTCTCTGCCGGCCTTCGGAGGAGGTGCTGGCACTGCTCGACGGGGCGCCCGAGACCTTCGTCAAGGAAGACGGCGAGGTGGTGGGGCGCCGCGGCTGA
- a CDS encoding aquaporin, which yields MSVFDLPRRLAAEALGTAVLVATVVGSGIMAETLTRDVALALLANTLPTGAILVVLITLLGPISGAHFNPAVSMVFAVRGELPVREAGLYVLAQIAGGVAGTLIAHLMFALPLFEFSTKVRTGGAQWFAESVAAFGLVMTILGGIRFASHAVPWLVGLYITAAYWFTASTSFANPAVAIARSLTNTFSGIRPVDLPGFIGAELAGALIGLAVMGWLLGSRNTHEKVSS from the coding sequence GTGAGTGTGTTCGATCTGCCGCGCCGGCTCGCCGCCGAGGCGCTGGGCACCGCGGTGCTGGTTGCCACCGTGGTCGGCTCCGGCATCATGGCCGAGACCCTGACGCGCGATGTGGCGCTGGCGCTCCTCGCCAATACGCTGCCAACCGGTGCGATCCTGGTGGTGCTGATCACCCTGCTCGGTCCGATCTCGGGCGCCCATTTCAATCCGGCCGTGTCGATGGTCTTCGCCGTCCGGGGCGAATTGCCGGTCCGCGAGGCCGGGCTTTATGTGCTGGCGCAGATCGCAGGCGGCGTCGCTGGAACTCTCATCGCCCACCTGATGTTCGCGCTGCCGCTGTTCGAATTCTCCACCAAGGTGCGCACCGGCGGGGCCCAATGGTTCGCGGAAAGTGTCGCCGCCTTTGGCCTGGTCATGACGATCCTGGGCGGGATCCGCTTCGCGTCCCATGCGGTGCCCTGGCTGGTCGGCCTTTACATCACCGCCGCCTACTGGTTCACCGCCTCGACATCCTTCGCCAATCCGGCGGTGGCGATCGCCCGGTCGCTGACCAACACGTTCTCCGGCATCCGGCCGGTCGATCTGCCGGGGTTCATCGGCGCCGAGCTTGCCGGCGCGCTCATCGGTCTTGCCGTGATGGGCTGGCTTCTTGGCTCCCGGAACACCCATGAAAAGGTGTCATCATGA
- a CDS encoding arsenate reductase ArsC, translated as MTTRIFNVLFLCTGNTARSVLAESILRKEGMGRFRSYSAGSQPKGVVNPLALKTLEAFGYPTEGMRSKSWNEFANQDGPKFDFVFTVCDNAAGEACPVWPGQPMTAHWGIPDPAAVEGSEVEKERAFNEAFRYLKNRISVFVALPLDTLDRMVLKSRLDEIGRLEGATSPMGGDRS; from the coding sequence ATGACAACACGCATCTTCAACGTCCTGTTTCTCTGCACCGGCAACACTGCCCGGTCGGTCCTGGCCGAGAGCATTCTGCGCAAGGAAGGCATGGGCAGGTTCCGTTCCTACTCGGCCGGCAGCCAGCCGAAGGGCGTGGTCAATCCCCTGGCTCTTAAGACGCTGGAGGCCTTTGGCTATCCAACCGAGGGCATGCGCTCGAAGAGCTGGAACGAGTTCGCCAATCAGGATGGTCCGAAGTTCGATTTCGTCTTCACCGTCTGCGACAATGCCGCCGGCGAGGCCTGTCCGGTCTGGCCGGGCCAGCCGATGACCGCCCATTGGGGCATTCCCGATCCGGCAGCGGTCGAGGGCAGCGAGGTGGAGAAGGAGCGGGCCTTCAACGAAGCGTTCCGCTACCTGAAGAACCGGATCTCGGTCTTCGTGGCGCTGCCGCTCGACACCCTCGATCGCATGGTGCTGAAGAGCCGGCTCGACGAGATCGGGCGGCTTGAGGGTGCGACCTCTCCCATGGGTGGGGACCGGTCGTGA